The proteins below come from a single Saccharopolyspora sp. SCSIO 74807 genomic window:
- a CDS encoding RES family NAD+ phosphorylase → MARLPQPPAPAVLQAMLRRTEDVIAVPAGTRLSRVFTSGGNHPQQWDSFRYAGPLPHARFDPHLPNTQGGPTVTREHGVLYFSLSVRTCVAEVFQATSTVDRRTRKPHLVLCRPRRTLRLLDLGGLWPTRAGASQAISNGPKERTQAWARSIRAAYPELDGLWYRSAMDAGNPSLCLWDPPSATALPDSPDVLLPLDHPGLDVPLGRVCKELNYTLLD, encoded by the coding sequence TTGGCACGACTTCCCCAGCCGCCGGCACCGGCGGTGCTGCAGGCGATGCTGCGGCGCACCGAGGACGTGATCGCGGTTCCCGCGGGAACCCGGCTCTCGCGCGTGTTCACCTCCGGCGGCAACCACCCGCAGCAGTGGGACAGCTTCCGCTACGCGGGCCCGCTGCCGCACGCCCGATTCGACCCGCACCTGCCGAACACCCAAGGCGGGCCGACGGTGACCCGGGAGCACGGGGTCCTCTACTTCTCGCTGTCGGTGCGGACCTGCGTGGCAGAGGTGTTCCAAGCGACCTCGACGGTCGATCGGCGCACCCGCAAGCCGCACCTGGTGCTCTGCAGGCCGCGGCGCACGCTGCGGCTGCTGGACCTCGGCGGGCTGTGGCCGACCCGCGCCGGAGCGTCGCAGGCCATCAGCAACGGCCCGAAGGAGCGCACGCAGGCGTGGGCGCGCAGCATCCGCGCGGCGTACCCGGAGCTGGACGGGCTTTGGTACCGCTCGGCGATGGACGCGGGGAACCCGTCGCTGTGCCTGTGGGATCCGCCGTCGGCGACCGCGCTGCCGGATTCGCCGGACGTGCTGCTGCCGCTGGACCACCCGGGCCTGGACGTCCCGCTGGGGCGGGTCTGCAAGGAGTTGAACTACACGCTGCTGGACTGA
- a CDS encoding ABC transporter permease: protein MTQEPATRQERATQQEPSQHAAETDAALLPVSGLDATQPDGSVRGYRASRTLPVRVELARQLKRRRTRFALGFLALLPLLLLAAFEIGDAGSARRASGELVDLATGSGLNFAMYALYSSAPFLLVVIVALFFGDTVASEASWRSLKYLLAAPVPRARLLRQKALVAALLSLCGLVLLPAIALAVGVFWYGPGDLVSPSGSVVPFPLGALDLVLAVAFLAVHLSWVAGLALCLSVRTDAPLGAVGGAVVLSILSQILDQISALGGLRAYLPTHYATSWTGLLGEGPEWAGVVHGACSGVIYAAVFTALALWHFHHKDVTS, encoded by the coding sequence ATGACGCAGGAACCGGCCACCCGGCAGGAGCGGGCCACCCAGCAGGAGCCGTCGCAGCACGCAGCGGAAACCGACGCGGCGTTGCTACCGGTCAGCGGCCTGGACGCGACCCAGCCGGACGGCAGCGTGCGCGGCTACCGCGCGTCCCGGACGTTGCCGGTCCGGGTGGAGCTGGCCAGGCAGCTCAAGCGCAGGCGCACCCGGTTCGCGCTGGGTTTCCTGGCGTTGCTGCCGTTGCTGCTGCTGGCCGCGTTCGAGATCGGCGACGCCGGTTCCGCCCGCCGCGCCTCCGGTGAACTGGTGGATCTGGCCACCGGCAGCGGGCTGAACTTCGCGATGTACGCGCTGTACTCCTCGGCCCCGTTCTTGCTGGTGGTGATCGTCGCGCTGTTCTTCGGCGACACCGTCGCCAGCGAAGCTTCCTGGAGGAGCCTGAAGTACCTGCTGGCCGCGCCGGTGCCGCGGGCCCGCCTGCTGCGGCAGAAGGCGCTGGTCGCGGCGTTGCTGTCGCTGTGCGGGCTGGTGCTGCTGCCCGCGATCGCGCTGGCGGTCGGGGTGTTCTGGTACGGCCCGGGAGACCTGGTGAGTCCTTCGGGCAGCGTGGTGCCGTTCCCGCTGGGCGCGCTCGACCTGGTGCTGGCGGTGGCGTTCCTGGCCGTGCACCTGAGCTGGGTCGCCGGTCTGGCGCTGTGCCTGAGCGTGCGCACCGACGCGCCGCTGGGCGCGGTCGGCGGCGCTGTGGTGCTGTCCATCCTGTCGCAGATCCTCGACCAGATCTCCGCGCTCGGCGGCCTGCGCGCGTACTTGCCGACGCACTACGCGACGTCGTGGACGGGACTGCTGGGCGAGGGTCCGGAATGGGCCGGTGTGGTCCACGGCGCGTGCTCGGGCGTGATCTACGCGGCGGTGTTCACCGCGCTGGCGCTGTGGCACTTCCACCACAAGGACGTCACCAGCTGA
- a CDS encoding alpha/beta fold hydrolase, which translates to MKPLPPRSPNVRTVSPTSRRNGLLLLVVLVVVALAASVALWPGRTAAPALPQPRQVLIDVADGPGGQQRAQLDATLYAPADTPAPAVVLAHGIGGDKNTSAAQARELARRGFAVLTYSARGFGASTGRIALNSPEYEVTDARQIVDWLARQPEVLRDADGDPRVGVTGDSYGGALSLLLAGTDPRVDSIAPVMTYNDLGQALLPNAASRAPIPADSPARSAASPQGVFKRAWAELLFSAGATRQGADSGGSAGPSQARATPTPPATCGNFQVDVCAAYTELARTGRASQRTLDLLAAASPKSTGPIRVPTLLVQGERDTLFGLDQAEANARQITEAGGLVKLVWFAGGHDGDPPGPRVHAKVADWFAFHLGLPGPQRDPGSGFEYDVPGTPRRDGEIPVRTVAAPAYPGLAAERTPRFSLPLRGAAATVVNPPGGSPGSTSSLPAAGAAQHGDESAARDLPGQVAAFRTDPASSRTLISGAAQTRLSVSSVPGQPATGDAVLFAKLYDIDPAGRRDLLGDSAAPMHVTGLSPDGKPSEVNVSLPGVVHSLEPGHRLELAVTTTDQAYATPVEPSVHRVALAGNNAVSVPSVRGTTVSAATFPFAPLAGAGAVVLLALLAWGASRLRGRAQAPDEALAEVPLQISELHKTYPHRITALSGLSLQVQRGQVVGLLGPNGAGKTTTLRTLLGLLRPDSGSVRVFGHPVRPGAPVLSRVGSLVESPGFLPHLSGLENLKNHWAATGRPALQARFDEVLQMTGLDEHADRRTATLSRGMRQRLAIAQAMLGLPDLLVLDEPLNGLDPPQIHRLREILRRYAETGRSVLISSHLLSEIEQTCTHVVVLHRGEVVTAGAVDDVVALDGQATFRVDDPEQAAESLRRLEGLGAVEVDGDLLHADLAGQPRSVAVNVLVASGVAISQVGPRRRLEDAFLDLVGEERR; encoded by the coding sequence ATGAAACCGTTGCCGCCTCGTTCCCCTAATGTCCGGACCGTGTCCCCGACCTCCCGCCGCAATGGCCTGCTGCTGCTCGTGGTTCTCGTCGTCGTGGCATTGGCCGCGAGCGTCGCGCTGTGGCCGGGCCGGACCGCCGCACCAGCGCTGCCGCAACCGCGGCAAGTGCTGATCGACGTGGCCGACGGGCCGGGCGGGCAGCAGCGCGCCCAGCTCGACGCCACGCTCTACGCGCCCGCCGACACACCGGCCCCGGCGGTGGTGCTCGCGCACGGCATCGGCGGGGACAAGAACACTTCCGCCGCGCAGGCCCGCGAGCTGGCTCGCCGCGGGTTCGCGGTGCTCACGTACTCGGCGCGAGGGTTCGGCGCCAGCACGGGCCGCATCGCGCTGAACTCGCCGGAATACGAAGTCACCGACGCGCGCCAGATCGTGGACTGGCTCGCGCGCCAGCCCGAGGTGCTGCGCGACGCCGACGGCGATCCCCGGGTGGGCGTCACGGGCGATTCCTACGGCGGGGCGTTGAGCCTGCTGCTGGCGGGCACGGATCCGCGGGTGGACTCGATCGCTCCGGTGATGACCTACAACGACCTCGGTCAGGCGCTGCTGCCGAACGCCGCGTCGCGCGCCCCGATTCCCGCGGACAGCCCGGCGCGCAGCGCTGCCTCCCCGCAGGGCGTGTTCAAGCGGGCCTGGGCGGAGCTGCTGTTCTCCGCCGGCGCCACCCGGCAAGGCGCCGACTCCGGTGGTTCCGCCGGGCCGAGCCAGGCCAGAGCCACCCCCACACCGCCCGCGACCTGCGGAAACTTCCAGGTGGACGTGTGCGCGGCCTACACCGAGCTCGCCCGCACCGGCCGCGCTTCGCAGCGCACGCTCGACCTGCTGGCCGCGGCATCGCCGAAGTCCACCGGGCCGATCCGGGTGCCGACGCTGCTGGTCCAGGGCGAGCGCGACACCCTGTTCGGCCTGGACCAGGCGGAGGCGAACGCGCGGCAGATCACCGAGGCGGGCGGCCTGGTCAAGCTCGTGTGGTTCGCCGGTGGCCACGACGGCGACCCGCCGGGACCTCGGGTGCACGCCAAGGTGGCGGACTGGTTCGCGTTCCACCTCGGGCTGCCCGGCCCGCAGCGCGACCCGGGCAGCGGGTTCGAGTACGACGTTCCCGGGACGCCGCGGCGCGACGGCGAGATTCCGGTGCGCACGGTCGCGGCGCCCGCCTATCCCGGGCTGGCCGCCGAGCGCACTCCGCGCTTTTCGCTGCCGCTGCGCGGTGCGGCGGCGACGGTGGTGAACCCACCCGGTGGCTCGCCCGGTTCCACGAGTTCGCTGCCTGCGGCCGGAGCCGCTCAGCACGGCGACGAGTCCGCCGCGCGCGATCTGCCCGGCCAGGTCGCGGCGTTCCGCACCGATCCGGCCTCGTCCCGGACGTTGATCTCCGGTGCCGCGCAGACCCGGTTGTCGGTGTCCTCGGTGCCCGGCCAGCCCGCGACGGGCGACGCCGTGCTGTTCGCGAAGCTCTACGACATCGATCCGGCGGGCAGGCGCGACCTGCTGGGCGACTCGGCCGCGCCGATGCACGTGACCGGGCTTTCCCCCGATGGCAAGCCTTCCGAGGTGAACGTTTCGCTGCCCGGTGTAGTGCACTCGCTGGAGCCGGGCCACCGCCTGGAACTGGCGGTGACCACGACCGATCAGGCGTACGCGACGCCGGTGGAGCCTTCCGTGCATCGGGTTGCCCTGGCCGGGAACAACGCCGTGTCGGTGCCTTCGGTGCGCGGGACGACCGTGTCCGCGGCGACTTTCCCGTTCGCGCCGCTCGCAGGCGCCGGAGCCGTCGTGCTGCTGGCGTTGCTGGCCTGGGGCGCGTCCCGGCTGCGCGGCCGGGCGCAGGCTCCGGACGAAGCGCTGGCCGAGGTGCCGTTGCAGATCAGCGAGCTGCACAAGACTTATCCGCACCGGATCACCGCGCTGTCCGGATTGTCGCTGCAGGTGCAGCGCGGCCAGGTCGTCGGGCTGCTCGGGCCGAACGGAGCGGGCAAGACGACGACGCTGCGCACGCTGCTCGGCCTGTTGCGGCCGGATTCCGGCTCGGTGCGGGTCTTCGGCCATCCCGTGCGCCCCGGCGCGCCGGTGCTGTCCCGGGTGGGTTCGCTGGTGGAGTCGCCCGGGTTCCTGCCGCACCTGTCCGGGTTGGAGAACCTGAAGAACCACTGGGCCGCCACCGGCCGCCCCGCGCTGCAGGCCCGCTTCGACGAGGTGCTGCAGATGACCGGGTTGGACGAGCACGCCGACCGCCGCACGGCGACGCTGAGCCGGGGCATGCGGCAGCGGCTGGCCATCGCGCAGGCCATGCTCGGGCTGCCGGACCTGCTGGTGCTGGACGAACCGTTGAACGGGCTGGATCCGCCGCAGATCCACCGGCTGCGCGAGATCCTCCGCCGCTACGCCGAGACCGGCCGCAGCGTGCTGATCTCCAGCCACCTGCTGTCCGAGATCGAGCAGACCTGCACGCACGTGGTCGTCCTGCACCGCGGTGAGGTGGTCACCGCGGGCGCGGTGGACGACGTCGTCGCGCTCGACGGGCAGGCGACCTTCCGGGTCGACGATCCGGAGCAGGCCGCCGAGTCGCTGCGCCGGCTGGAGGGACTCGGCGCGGTGGAGGTCGACGGCGATCTGCTGCACGCCGACCTGGCCGGGCAGCCCCGGTCGGTGGCGGTGAACGTGCTGGTGGCTTCGGGAGTGGCGATCAGCCAGGTCGGCCCGCGTCGCCGGCTGGAAGACGCCTTCCTGGACCTGGTCGGAGAGGAGCGACGCTGA
- a CDS encoding TerC family protein → MAAAPQAQAADTLHAHWWVWAATLGGLALLLLLDLVIVDRKPHEVTTGEAARWVVFYIACAIAFGIGVWIFGDAHFAIEYFTGYITEYSLSVDNLFIFMVIMSSFAVPTIHQHRVLLIGILLALVMRGAFIAVGAALIQQFVWVFFIFGGFLIWTAFGMIRNKDEDEEYKENIVVRWVRKVFPVTEDYHETKSIIKIDGKRYLTPMFVVIVAIGSADLLFAVDSIPAIFGITQDPFLVFTANAFALMGLRQLYFLLGGLVDRLVYLNVGLSVILGFIGIKLVLHAFHEYHLVPTWLEINNWMSLGVIVVVLVITTVASLAKSRKDEEEQKAHQPESSS, encoded by the coding sequence ATGGCGGCCGCACCCCAGGCCCAAGCAGCGGACACGCTGCACGCGCATTGGTGGGTGTGGGCGGCCACGCTAGGCGGGCTGGCATTGCTGCTGCTGCTCGACCTGGTCATCGTGGACCGCAAACCGCACGAGGTGACCACCGGTGAAGCGGCCCGCTGGGTGGTGTTCTACATCGCGTGCGCGATCGCCTTCGGCATCGGCGTGTGGATCTTCGGTGATGCGCACTTCGCGATCGAGTACTTCACCGGCTACATAACGGAGTACTCGCTGAGCGTGGACAACCTGTTCATCTTCATGGTGATCATGTCCAGCTTCGCGGTACCCACCATCCACCAGCACCGGGTGCTGCTGATCGGCATTCTGCTCGCGCTGGTCATGCGCGGTGCGTTCATCGCCGTCGGCGCGGCGCTGATCCAGCAGTTCGTGTGGGTGTTCTTCATCTTCGGCGGTTTCCTGATCTGGACCGCGTTCGGCATGATCCGGAACAAGGACGAGGACGAGGAGTACAAAGAGAACATCGTGGTGCGCTGGGTGCGCAAGGTCTTCCCGGTCACCGAGGACTACCACGAGACCAAATCGATCATCAAGATCGACGGCAAGCGCTACCTGACGCCGATGTTCGTGGTGATCGTCGCGATCGGCAGCGCCGACCTGCTGTTCGCGGTCGACTCCATCCCGGCCATCTTCGGCATCACGCAGGACCCGTTCCTGGTGTTCACCGCGAACGCCTTCGCGCTGATGGGGTTGCGGCAGCTGTACTTCCTGCTCGGCGGGCTGGTGGACCGGCTGGTCTACCTGAACGTGGGGCTTTCGGTGATCCTCGGGTTCATCGGCATCAAGCTGGTGCTGCACGCATTCCACGAGTACCACCTGGTGCCGACCTGGCTGGAGATCAACAACTGGATGTCGCTCGGCGTGATCGTGGTGGTGCTGGTGATCACCACCGTCGCGAGCCTCGCGAAATCCCGGAAGGACGAAGAAGAGCAGAAGGCGCACCAGCCGGAAAGCTCCTCGTAA